One window from the genome of Mycolicibacterium gadium encodes:
- a CDS encoding biotin--[acetyl-CoA-carboxylase] ligase — protein sequence MTAERAPLDETTLRAAIEGGPVWRTVEVAAETGSTNSDLIARANSGADIAGAVLIAEHQTAGRGRQGRSWSAARYAQITLSVAIDAAAVPTEAWGWLPLATGVAIVDTVTGVGVDAGLKWPNDVLAGGGKLAGILAEVAAEQRVVVVGIGLNVSLRGDEVGVDCVTSLVGLGVTAPDRGELIVRLLSELGRRVDAWRSAGGADPELIADYRARSLTLGMPVRATLPGDREIVGVARDVDGQGRLSIDTDGQTTTVAAGDIVHLRPAGT from the coding sequence ATGACTGCTGAGCGCGCTCCCCTCGACGAAACGACGCTGCGTGCCGCCATCGAAGGCGGCCCAGTGTGGCGGACGGTCGAGGTGGCGGCCGAGACCGGATCCACCAACTCCGACCTGATCGCGCGCGCCAACAGCGGCGCCGACATCGCGGGCGCGGTGCTGATCGCCGAACACCAGACCGCCGGCCGCGGCAGGCAGGGGCGCAGCTGGTCGGCGGCGCGGTACGCCCAGATCACGCTGTCGGTGGCGATCGATGCCGCCGCGGTGCCGACGGAAGCCTGGGGCTGGCTTCCGCTGGCGACGGGCGTGGCCATCGTCGACACCGTGACCGGCGTCGGCGTCGACGCCGGATTGAAGTGGCCCAACGACGTGCTCGCCGGTGGCGGCAAGCTGGCGGGAATCCTCGCCGAGGTCGCCGCCGAGCAACGGGTGGTCGTCGTCGGCATCGGCCTCAACGTGTCACTGCGTGGTGACGAGGTGGGCGTCGACTGTGTGACGTCCCTCGTCGGGCTCGGCGTCACGGCGCCGGATCGTGGCGAACTCATCGTTCGGCTGCTGAGCGAGCTGGGCCGTCGCGTCGATGCCTGGCGCAGCGCCGGCGGCGCGGACCCGGAACTGATCGCCGACTACCGGGCCCGCAGCCTGACCCTCGGGATGCCGGTCCGCGCAACCCTCCCCGGTGATCGCGAGATCGTCGGGGTAGCCCGCGATGTCGACGGCCAGGGCCGGCTCTCGATCGACACCGACGGGCAGACGACGACAGTCGCCGCAGGTGACATCGTCCACTTGCGACCCGCGGGCACCTGA
- the rfbD gene encoding dTDP-4-dehydrorhamnose reductase, which translates to MGFQESARIVISGAGGMVGRELAAQARSRGREVLALTSSEWDITDAPAAERFIESGDVVINCAAYTKVDAAESDEERAHAVNAVGPANIAHACARAGAEFIHISTDYVFSGPKRTPFEIDDETAPVGVYGRTKLAGEFSVLAAMPDAHIVRTAWIYEGGDGGDFVAVMRRLAAGDQTVDVVADQIGSPTYAADLVGALLEVAEGNIREPVLHAANAGEASRFEQAQAVFEAVGADPARVRPVGTDRHPRPAPRPQYSALSARLSADAGLTPLRPWREALAAAIADHSPLTSTP; encoded by the coding sequence ATGGGTTTCCAAGAATCTGCCCGAATCGTTATCTCCGGTGCCGGTGGCATGGTCGGACGCGAATTGGCAGCTCAGGCGCGCAGTCGGGGCCGCGAAGTGCTGGCCCTGACCTCCTCTGAGTGGGATATCACCGACGCGCCGGCGGCCGAGCGTTTCATCGAATCCGGTGACGTGGTGATCAACTGTGCCGCCTACACCAAGGTCGACGCGGCCGAGTCCGACGAGGAGCGCGCCCACGCCGTCAACGCCGTGGGGCCCGCCAATATCGCGCACGCCTGCGCCCGCGCGGGTGCCGAATTCATCCACATCTCCACCGACTACGTTTTTTCCGGCCCGAAGCGCACCCCGTTCGAGATCGATGACGAGACCGCGCCGGTGGGCGTGTACGGCCGCACCAAACTCGCAGGCGAGTTCTCGGTGCTCGCGGCGATGCCCGATGCGCACATCGTCCGGACGGCATGGATCTACGAGGGCGGCGACGGCGGTGACTTCGTGGCTGTGATGCGGCGTCTTGCCGCCGGAGATCAGACCGTGGACGTGGTGGCTGACCAGATCGGCTCGCCCACCTACGCCGCCGACCTGGTGGGCGCCCTGCTCGAGGTGGCAGAGGGGAACATCCGAGAGCCGGTGCTGCATGCCGCCAACGCGGGCGAAGCGAGCCGCTTCGAGCAGGCACAGGCGGTCTTCGAGGCCGTGGGAGCCGATCCTGCCCGGGTGCGCCCCGTCGGCACCGACCGCCATCCGCGGCCCGCCCCGCGGCCGCAGTACTCGGCGCTGTCGGCCCGGCTGTCCGCCGATGCCGGGCTGACCCCGCTGCGGCCCTGGCGCGAGGCGCTCGCCGCGGCGATCGCCGACCACAGCCCATTAACCTCTACGCCGTGA
- a CDS encoding GtrA family protein, translating into MSFTDATIARLPRPIRPYFERHHELIKFAIVGATTFVIDSTVFFTLKLTVLEPKPVTAKIIAGVVAVIASYILNREWSFRDRGGRERHHEALMFFAFSGVGVLLSMAPLWFSSYVLMLRVPEVSLTVENISDFVAAYIIGNLLQMAFRFWAFRRFVFPDEFGRNPDKALEATLTGGGIAEAVEDVRDPALHPDAADGNVTPLRRPTRRARRLAQLGDSSEPRVSKTS; encoded by the coding sequence GTGTCCTTCACCGATGCCACGATCGCGCGGCTCCCACGCCCGATCCGGCCGTACTTCGAACGGCACCACGAGCTCATCAAGTTCGCGATCGTCGGCGCCACCACCTTCGTCATCGATTCGACGGTCTTCTTCACGCTGAAGCTCACGGTGCTGGAGCCCAAGCCCGTGACAGCGAAGATCATCGCCGGCGTCGTCGCGGTGATCGCGTCGTACATCCTCAACCGCGAATGGAGCTTCCGCGACCGCGGCGGCCGGGAACGGCACCACGAGGCGCTGATGTTCTTCGCGTTCAGCGGCGTCGGCGTGCTGCTGTCGATGGCGCCGCTGTGGTTCTCCAGCTACGTGCTGATGTTGCGTGTGCCCGAAGTCAGCCTGACGGTGGAGAACATCTCCGACTTCGTCGCCGCCTACATCATCGGCAACCTGCTCCAGATGGCCTTCCGATTCTGGGCGTTCCGGCGGTTCGTGTTCCCCGACGAGTTCGGGCGCAACCCGGACAAGGCACTGGAGGCCACGCTCACCGGCGGCGGTATCGCCGAGGCTGTGGAGGATGTGCGCGACCCGGCTCTGCACCCCGACGCCGCGGACGGCAACGTGACACCGCTGCGCAGGCCGACCCGTCGCGCGCGGCGGCTGGCTCAGCTCGGCGATTCCTCCGAGCCCAGGGTGTCGAAGACTTCGTGA
- the purE gene encoding 5-(carboxyamino)imidazole ribonucleotide mutase: MSDGTTPRVGVIMGSDSDWSVMEDAALALAEFDIPFEVGIVSAHRTPDRMLDYAKSAAARGIEVIIAGAGGAAHLPGMVASATPLPVIGVPVPLSKLDGLDSLLSIVQMPAGVPVATVSIGGARNAGLLAVRILGSSDAALRKRVEAFQSALSEMVLQKDAALRDRLFGRDGKVTDE; this comes from the coding sequence ATGAGTGACGGCACGACGCCACGCGTCGGCGTGATCATGGGCAGCGACAGCGACTGGTCGGTGATGGAGGACGCGGCACTTGCGCTGGCCGAGTTCGACATTCCGTTCGAGGTCGGCATCGTGTCGGCGCATCGCACACCCGATCGGATGCTGGACTATGCGAAGTCGGCCGCAGCGCGCGGCATCGAGGTGATCATCGCCGGTGCCGGCGGAGCCGCACACCTGCCGGGCATGGTGGCTTCGGCGACCCCGCTGCCCGTCATCGGCGTTCCGGTGCCCCTGTCCAAGCTCGACGGCCTCGATTCGCTGCTGTCGATCGTCCAGATGCCCGCCGGGGTGCCCGTGGCGACCGTGTCGATCGGGGGCGCCCGCAACGCCGGGCTGTTGGCCGTGCGGATTCTCGGCTCGTCGGATGCCGCACTGCGCAAGCGCGTCGAGGCTTTCCAGAGCGCGCTGTCGGAGATGGTGCTGCAGAAGGACGCGGCGCTGCGTGACCGGTTGTTCGGCCGGGACGGTAAAGTTACCGACGAGTAG
- a CDS encoding acyl-CoA dehydrogenase: protein MGIGNPSFDAFKLSDEHTELRAVLRDLCDKEIAPHAADVDEKARYTDEAEAALTAAGMAAIHIPEEYGGQGGDSVAACIVIEEVARVCASSSLIPICNKLGTMGLLLRGSEELKKQVLPSIGAGEAMASYALSEREAGSDAASMRTRARRDGDDWVLNGAKCWISNGGHSTWYTVMAVTDPDRGANGISAFVVHKDDPGFAVGAKERKLGIKGSPTTELYFEDCRIPGDRIIGDEGSGFKTALATLDHTRPTIGAQAVGIAQGALEAAIAYTKERKQFRQRIADFQAVQFMLADMAMKIEAARLMVYTAAARAERGEPDLGFISSASKCYASDVAMSVTTDAVQLFGGYGYTVDFPVERFMRDAKITQIYEGTNQIQRVVMSRALLK, encoded by the coding sequence ATGGGCATCGGAAACCCGTCGTTCGACGCATTCAAGCTTTCTGACGAGCACACTGAGTTGCGCGCGGTGTTGCGCGATCTGTGCGACAAGGAGATCGCTCCCCACGCCGCGGACGTCGATGAGAAGGCGCGCTACACCGACGAAGCCGAAGCGGCGCTGACCGCGGCCGGCATGGCCGCGATCCACATCCCCGAGGAGTACGGCGGCCAGGGCGGCGATTCGGTGGCCGCCTGCATCGTCATCGAAGAGGTCGCGCGGGTGTGCGCGTCGTCGTCGCTGATCCCGATCTGCAACAAGCTCGGCACCATGGGCCTGCTGCTGCGGGGGTCCGAAGAGCTCAAGAAGCAGGTGCTGCCGAGCATCGGCGCGGGAGAGGCGATGGCGTCCTATGCGCTGTCGGAGCGTGAAGCCGGTAGCGATGCGGCGTCGATGCGGACCCGCGCGCGCCGCGACGGAGACGACTGGGTGCTCAACGGTGCCAAGTGCTGGATCTCCAACGGCGGGCATTCCACCTGGTACACCGTGATGGCGGTGACCGATCCGGACAGGGGCGCCAACGGCATCTCGGCTTTCGTTGTGCACAAGGACGATCCGGGGTTCGCGGTCGGCGCCAAGGAACGCAAGCTGGGCATCAAGGGGTCCCCGACGACCGAGTTGTATTTCGAGGACTGCCGCATCCCCGGCGATCGGATCATCGGCGACGAGGGCAGCGGCTTCAAGACCGCGCTGGCCACTCTCGACCACACCCGCCCGACGATCGGTGCCCAAGCTGTCGGTATCGCCCAGGGCGCGCTCGAGGCCGCAATCGCATACACCAAGGAGCGCAAGCAGTTCCGTCAGCGCATCGCAGATTTCCAGGCGGTGCAGTTCATGCTCGCGGATATGGCGATGAAGATCGAGGCGGCCCGATTGATGGTGTACACCGCGGCCGCCCGCGCCGAACGTGGCGAGCCCGACCTCGGTTTCATCTCCTCGGCGTCCAAGTGCTACGCCTCCGACGTCGCGATGTCGGTGACCACCGATGCGGTGCAGCTGTTCGGCGGCTACGGCTACACGGTGGACTTCCCCGTCGAGCGGTTCATGCGCGACGCCAAGATCACGCAGATCTACGAGGGCACTAACCAGATTCAGCGTGTGGTCATGTCACGCGCACTGCTCAAGTAG
- a CDS encoding PH domain-containing protein: MGYPEKVLAKDEHVVLHRHPHWKRLIGPILILLVITAVATFAAGYVNTTNWDPTARNVVMIVIAVVWAVIVIWLTIWPFLNWWTTHFVITDRRVMFRHGLLTRSGIDIPLARINSVEFRHGVLDRMLRTGTLIIESASQDPLEFMDIPRVEEVHSLLYHEVFDTLGSEESPS; this comes from the coding sequence ATGGGATATCCGGAGAAGGTGCTCGCCAAAGACGAGCATGTGGTGCTGCACCGCCATCCGCATTGGAAGCGTCTGATCGGCCCCATCTTGATCCTGTTGGTGATCACTGCGGTCGCGACGTTCGCGGCGGGCTACGTCAACACCACCAACTGGGATCCCACCGCCCGCAACGTGGTGATGATCGTGATCGCGGTCGTGTGGGCGGTCATCGTCATCTGGCTGACGATCTGGCCATTCCTCAATTGGTGGACGACGCATTTCGTCATCACCGACCGCAGGGTGATGTTCCGGCACGGGCTGCTGACCCGCTCAGGCATCGACATTCCACTGGCCCGGATCAACAGCGTGGAATTCCGCCACGGCGTGCTCGATCGCATGCTGCGCACCGGCACGCTGATCATCGAGTCAGCGTCTCAGGATCCGCTGGAGTTCATGGACATCCCGCGAGTGGAAGAGGTCCACTCGCTGCTGTATCACGAAGTCTTCGACACCCTGGGCTCGGAGGAATCGCCGAGCTGA
- a CDS encoding 5-(carboxyamino)imidazole ribonucleotide synthase has protein sequence MPRNWTKPPLVTMIGGGQLARMTHQAAIALGQTLRVLAVTPEDPAAQVTPDVVLGSHDDLDALRRAAVGADALTFDHEHVPTEMLEKLIAEGVNVAPPPAALIHAQDKLVMRRRLEALGAPVPRFAAVTSPGDVDDFAAGSDTALVLKIVRGGYDGRGVTLARDIAHAREAAAEYLASGADVLVEEKVEMRRELAALVARSPFGQGAAWPVVQTVQRDGICVEVIAPAPDLADDVAGAAGGLALRLAEELGVVGVLAVELFETTDGGLLVNELAMRPHNSGHWSMDGARTSQFEQHLRAVLDYPLGDTSPIAPVIVMANVLGAQESPTMSMDERVHHLFGRMPEAKVHLYGKGERPGRKIGHVNVLGAAWGSPDDAAYVAEVRERATRAAHWLSHAEWSDGWSGHE, from the coding sequence GTGCCGCGCAATTGGACTAAGCCGCCGCTGGTGACCATGATCGGCGGCGGACAGCTGGCGAGGATGACCCATCAGGCGGCCATCGCGCTCGGTCAGACCCTGCGTGTGTTGGCCGTCACACCCGAGGATCCTGCGGCCCAGGTGACCCCCGATGTCGTGCTGGGCTCGCACGACGACCTGGATGCGCTGCGCCGTGCGGCGGTCGGCGCGGACGCGCTGACGTTCGACCACGAGCACGTGCCCACCGAGATGCTCGAGAAGCTGATCGCGGAGGGGGTGAACGTCGCGCCGCCGCCGGCGGCGCTGATCCACGCCCAGGACAAGCTGGTGATGCGACGACGCCTGGAGGCGCTCGGTGCGCCGGTGCCGCGGTTCGCGGCCGTGACGTCGCCTGGCGACGTGGACGATTTCGCGGCGGGTTCGGATACCGCGCTGGTGCTCAAGATCGTGCGCGGGGGATACGACGGGCGCGGGGTCACGTTGGCGCGCGATATCGCCCACGCGCGCGAGGCGGCCGCCGAGTATCTGGCGTCGGGTGCCGACGTCCTGGTCGAGGAGAAGGTCGAGATGCGGCGTGAACTCGCTGCGCTGGTGGCACGTTCACCGTTCGGTCAGGGTGCGGCGTGGCCGGTGGTGCAGACCGTTCAGCGCGACGGCATCTGCGTGGAGGTGATCGCACCGGCCCCCGACCTCGCCGACGACGTCGCCGGTGCCGCAGGCGGTCTCGCGCTGCGACTTGCCGAGGAGCTCGGCGTGGTCGGTGTGCTGGCGGTCGAACTGTTCGAGACAACCGACGGCGGACTGCTGGTGAACGAGTTGGCGATGCGGCCCCACAATTCGGGGCACTGGTCGATGGACGGCGCGCGCACCAGCCAGTTCGAGCAGCATCTTCGGGCGGTGCTGGATTACCCGCTGGGGGACACCTCGCCGATCGCGCCGGTGATCGTCATGGCGAATGTGCTTGGCGCTCAAGAAAGCCCGACGATGAGCATGGATGAACGAGTGCATCACCTGTTCGGGCGAATGCCGGAGGCCAAGGTGCATCTGTACGGCAAGGGCGAGCGTCCCGGTCGCAAGATCGGCCACGTCAACGTGCTCGGGGCGGCGTGGGGATCCCCGGACGACGCGGCGTATGTCGCGGAGGTCCGGGAACGCGCGACCCGCGCGGCGCACTGGTTGTCGCATGCGGAATGGAGCGACGGATGGAGTGGGCATGAGTGA
- a CDS encoding LCP family protein, with protein MPARTLRVIAVSMALAIVVGTGVAWGKIRSFESGINHISPISLGGGGEDGAIDILLVGVDSRTDAHGNPLSQEELATLRAGDDEATNTDTIILVRIPNNGKSATAISIPRDSYVEAPGVGKMKINGVYGSAHFEKLVELVEQDGMDKAQAEPEAVEAGREALIKTVANLTGVTVDHYAEIGLLGFSLITDALGGVNVCLKNPVYEPLSGADFPAGWQKLSGPQALSFVRQRHDLPRGDLDRVVRQQAVMASLAHEVISSKTLSSPATLNRLEEAVQRSVVLSDGWDVMEFAEQLQKLAAGNVAFATIPVLQENGWSDDGMQSVVRVDAGEVKDWVDSLLHDQDEGKTEELAYTPEKTTADVVNASDVNGLASAVSQVLTNKGFTPGSTGNHEGAPVTGSQVQAAKADDLGAQAIAKDLGGLPIVEDASVAPGSVRVVLAADYTGPGSGLDGIDPTLTTADPVAAGSTAEDPLASPIITAGSNDPECVN; from the coding sequence ATGCCCGCTCGTACTCTCCGTGTCATCGCCGTGTCGATGGCATTGGCGATCGTCGTTGGTACCGGCGTCGCCTGGGGCAAGATTCGATCGTTTGAATCAGGCATCAACCACATCTCCCCCATCTCGCTGGGCGGCGGCGGTGAAGACGGTGCGATCGACATCCTGCTGGTCGGCGTCGACAGCCGCACCGATGCGCACGGAAACCCGCTGAGCCAGGAAGAGCTCGCGACGCTGCGGGCAGGCGATGACGAGGCGACCAACACCGACACGATCATCCTGGTGCGTATCCCCAACAACGGTAAGTCCGCCACCGCGATCTCGATCCCGCGCGACTCCTACGTCGAGGCGCCCGGGGTCGGCAAGATGAAGATCAATGGTGTCTACGGCTCGGCCCATTTCGAGAAGCTCGTCGAGCTGGTCGAGCAGGACGGTATGGACAAGGCGCAGGCCGAACCGGAAGCCGTCGAGGCCGGTCGCGAAGCGTTGATCAAGACGGTCGCCAATCTGACCGGCGTCACCGTTGACCACTACGCCGAGATCGGCCTGCTCGGGTTCTCGCTCATCACCGACGCCCTCGGCGGCGTGAACGTGTGCCTGAAGAACCCTGTCTACGAACCGCTTTCGGGTGCCGATTTTCCGGCGGGCTGGCAGAAGCTGAGCGGTCCGCAAGCGCTGAGCTTCGTTCGCCAGCGTCACGATCTGCCCCGCGGCGACCTGGACCGGGTGGTGCGCCAACAGGCGGTAATGGCATCGCTTGCCCACGAAGTCATTTCGAGCAAGACACTGTCCAGCCCGGCGACGCTGAACCGGCTCGAGGAGGCGGTGCAGCGTTCCGTCGTGCTGTCCGACGGTTGGGACGTCATGGAATTCGCCGAACAATTGCAGAAGCTTGCCGCGGGCAACGTCGCCTTCGCCACGATTCCCGTGCTCCAGGAGAACGGTTGGAGTGACGACGGCATGCAGAGCGTGGTGCGAGTCGATGCCGGCGAGGTCAAGGATTGGGTCGACAGCCTGCTGCACGACCAGGACGAGGGCAAGACCGAGGAACTGGCCTACACACCGGAGAAGACGACCGCCGACGTGGTCAACGCCAGCGACGTCAACGGTCTGGCCTCCGCGGTCTCCCAGGTGCTGACGAACAAGGGCTTCACCCCCGGCAGCACGGGAAACCACGAAGGCGCCCCGGTCACGGGCAGCCAGGTGCAGGCAGCCAAAGCCGATGACCTCGGAGCGCAGGCGATTGCGAAGGATCTGGGCGGACTGCCGATCGTGGAGGACGCGTCGGTGGCGCCCGGCTCGGTGCGGGTGGTGCTCGCTGCCGATTACACGGGTCCCGGTTCGGGCCTCGACGGCATCGACCCGACGCTGACCACCGCCGACCCCGTCGCGGCCGGCTCCACGGCGGAAGACCCACTGGCATCGCCGATCATCACCGCCGGCTCGAACGACCCGGAGTGCGTCAACTAG
- a CDS encoding glycosyltransferase family 2 protein: MSDELVVVTVTYSPGPHLNRFLASLSHATDRAVTVIMADNGSTDGAPEEALAHYSNVRLLRTGANLGYGSAVNRAVDEYLKGDSAQAISGDSDLFIVANPDVQWGPRSIDILIDAAARWPRAGALGPMIRDPDGTVYPSARHLPSLIRGGMHAVVGPLWRSNPWTAAYRQAREAPSERAVGWLSGSCLLLRRAAFEEIAGFDERYFMYMEDVDLGDRLGRAGWQNVYVPSAEILHDKGHATGRDPARNLAAHHTSTYTFLADRYPHWSQGPLRWTIKAALAARAGLVVRNSRRKQAKGGRVR, from the coding sequence GTGAGTGACGAGCTCGTAGTGGTCACGGTGACGTACTCGCCGGGGCCGCATCTGAACCGGTTCCTGGCGTCGCTGTCGCATGCCACCGACCGTGCGGTGACGGTCATCATGGCCGACAACGGGTCGACCGACGGCGCGCCTGAAGAAGCGCTGGCGCACTATTCCAACGTGCGCTTGTTGCGTACGGGAGCCAATCTGGGTTACGGCAGCGCAGTGAATCGTGCCGTCGACGAGTACCTGAAAGGTGATTCGGCCCAAGCGATCTCGGGGGACTCCGACCTTTTCATCGTTGCCAACCCCGATGTGCAGTGGGGTCCGCGCAGCATCGACATCCTCATCGATGCCGCAGCACGCTGGCCGCGCGCGGGTGCACTGGGGCCAATGATCCGCGACCCCGACGGCACGGTGTACCCGTCGGCGCGACATCTGCCCAGCCTGATCCGGGGCGGTATGCACGCGGTCGTCGGACCACTGTGGCGCTCCAATCCGTGGACCGCCGCCTACCGGCAGGCCAGGGAGGCCCCCAGCGAACGCGCCGTTGGATGGTTGTCGGGGTCTTGCTTGTTGCTGCGGCGGGCTGCATTCGAAGAGATCGCAGGGTTCGACGAACGCTATTTCATGTACATGGAGGACGTTGACCTGGGAGATCGTCTGGGACGCGCGGGCTGGCAGAATGTGTACGTGCCATCAGCGGAAATTTTGCACGACAAGGGCCACGCGACGGGGCGGGACCCAGCCCGCAACTTGGCCGCCCACCACACCAGTACCTACACTTTTCTCGCGGATCGCTATCCGCACTGGTCACAGGGGCCTCTGCGGTGGACAATCAAGGCCGCTTTAGCTGCGCGCGCTGGCCTGGTCGTGCGTAATTCTCGACGCAAACAGGCGAAGGGGGGACGGGTCCGATGA
- a CDS encoding multicopper oxidase family protein codes for MISRRQFMVVGAMGFAGVAAACSQSQSPSAGPANLTLAAGETDIDLAGATLRTWAYNNQVPAREIRLRKGERLRAELTNALPQGVTVHWHGIAIVNDMDGVPPLTQAAVANGQTFTYDFVVPDAGTYWFHSHVGTQLDRGLYGPLIIEDPDEKVDYDDELVVVLDDWIDGTGTNADQVFENLRKTGMKPMEPGGPGVTPATPLGQDGGDVTYPYFIINGRVAKDPQVTDYRTGQRIRMRVINAGSDTAFRVAVPGTSMTVIQTDGYPVMPVQADSVILGMGERVDAIITVTESLPVIAVPYGKPGHAQLNMRVDNRPATVNVDEFVASVRTQVPLDTATLSPAPEVTLPAKEPDQIIDARLAGPVDGYNWPINGKLYDPPRDGVAVQPNQRVRIRYINESMMFHPFHLHGHTFQVMNGDTSKARKDTVLVPPLQTVDVDFDTDNPGKWITHCHNTYHLEAGMAFFIEYAG; via the coding sequence ATGATCAGTCGACGGCAGTTCATGGTCGTGGGCGCGATGGGCTTCGCGGGGGTGGCCGCGGCCTGCTCGCAGTCGCAGTCACCGTCAGCCGGACCCGCGAACCTCACTCTGGCGGCCGGTGAGACCGACATCGACCTCGCCGGCGCCACGCTTCGCACCTGGGCCTACAACAATCAGGTGCCCGCCCGTGAAATTCGCCTGCGCAAGGGGGAGCGACTCCGGGCCGAATTGACCAACGCCCTGCCGCAGGGCGTCACGGTGCACTGGCACGGGATCGCGATCGTCAACGATATGGACGGGGTGCCGCCCCTGACGCAGGCGGCGGTGGCCAATGGTCAGACGTTCACCTACGACTTCGTGGTGCCCGATGCCGGAACGTATTGGTTCCATTCGCATGTCGGCACCCAACTGGACCGCGGCCTGTACGGGCCACTCATCATCGAGGACCCCGACGAGAAGGTCGACTACGACGACGAGCTCGTTGTCGTGCTGGACGATTGGATCGACGGCACCGGCACCAACGCCGACCAGGTGTTCGAGAACCTGCGCAAGACGGGGATGAAGCCGATGGAACCCGGCGGCCCTGGCGTGACTCCGGCGACTCCGCTCGGCCAAGACGGCGGCGACGTCACCTACCCCTACTTCATCATCAACGGCCGCGTCGCGAAAGATCCGCAGGTCACGGATTATCGTACGGGCCAACGGATTCGGATGCGGGTGATCAACGCCGGCTCCGACACCGCGTTCCGGGTAGCGGTGCCCGGCACGTCCATGACGGTCATCCAGACCGACGGCTACCCGGTGATGCCGGTGCAGGCGGACTCGGTCATCCTCGGCATGGGCGAGCGGGTCGACGCGATCATCACCGTCACCGAGTCGCTGCCGGTCATCGCCGTGCCCTACGGCAAGCCGGGCCACGCCCAGCTGAACATGCGGGTCGACAATAGGCCCGCCACGGTGAACGTCGACGAGTTCGTTGCGTCGGTACGTACCCAGGTACCGCTGGACACCGCGACGCTGTCACCCGCGCCGGAGGTGACGCTGCCCGCAAAAGAGCCCGATCAGATCATCGACGCCCGCCTGGCCGGACCCGTCGACGGCTACAACTGGCCGATCAACGGAAAGCTGTACGACCCGCCGCGCGATGGGGTGGCAGTGCAGCCGAACCAACGGGTCCGCATCCGCTACATCAACGAGTCGATGATGTTTCACCCGTTCCATCTACACGGCCACACATTCCAGGTGATGAACGGCGACACCAGTAAGGCCCGCAAGGACACCGTGCTGGTGCCGCCGCTGCAAACCGTCGATGTCGACTTCGACACCGATAATCCCGGGAAATGGATCACCCACTGCCACAACACCTATCACCTCGAGGCGGGGATGGCGTTCTTCATCGAGTACGCGGGCTGA
- a CDS encoding TIGR03089 family protein → MSTVSSAILDPLMAADPAGPRITYYDDATGERIELSTATLWNWAAKTGNLLRDELGAGPSSRVAVLLPAHWQTAAVLFGIWWIGAEVVTAGEADIALCTADRLDEADDAVGVGEIAVLSLDPFGKPAPDLPVGVTDYATAVRVHGDQIIPERHPGNALEGRSVDDVLAGAQASAAAQGLTADDRVMSTADWTNANHLTENLLAIFAAGASLVQVANQDAAAMGRRRQMEKITRG, encoded by the coding sequence GTGAGCACAGTCAGTTCGGCGATTCTCGATCCGCTCATGGCAGCCGATCCTGCCGGTCCGCGGATCACCTACTACGACGACGCGACCGGTGAGCGCATCGAACTGTCCACCGCCACATTGTGGAACTGGGCGGCCAAGACCGGCAACCTGCTGCGTGACGAGTTGGGCGCGGGGCCGTCCAGCAGGGTCGCGGTGCTGTTGCCCGCACACTGGCAGACCGCGGCCGTGCTGTTCGGAATCTGGTGGATCGGCGCCGAAGTCGTCACCGCCGGAGAAGCCGACATCGCGTTGTGTACCGCGGATCGGCTCGATGAGGCCGACGACGCCGTCGGAGTGGGCGAGATCGCCGTGCTGTCGCTGGATCCGTTCGGCAAGCCGGCGCCCGATCTACCCGTTGGCGTGACCGACTACGCCACCGCGGTCCGTGTGCACGGCGACCAGATCATCCCCGAACGCCATCCCGGTAACGCACTGGAGGGCCGCTCGGTGGACGACGTGCTGGCCGGCGCGCAGGCGTCCGCTGCCGCACAGGGTCTCACGGCCGACGACCGCGTGATGTCGACGGCCGATTGGACGAACGCAAACCACCTGACTGAGAATCTGCTGGCGATTTTCGCGGCGGGTGCGTCGCTGGTGCAGGTGGCGAATCAGGATGCCGCGGCGATGGGTCGTCGCAGACAAATGGAGAAGATCACCCGCGGTTGA